Proteins encoded in a region of the Sphingomonas jaspsi DSM 18422 genome:
- a CDS encoding NAD(P)H-dependent flavin oxidoreductase has translation MSGEGLIAEARVMHGDAGMLRLKELMARGCEFLGTEWAILGGAMSWISERNLVSAISNAGGFGVIACGAMPPELLDKEIAATKAMTDKPFGVNLITMHPQLNELIDICAKHQVGHVVLAGGLPPAGSIERIKASGAKLIAFAPALALAKKLIRSGVDALVIEGMEAGGHIGPVSTSVLAQEILPEVAEQVPVFVAGGIGRGEAMAAYLEMGAVGVQLGTRFVCATECIAHPNFKKAFLRASARDAIPSVQIDPRLPVIPVRALKNREMENFSAKQREVAAKLDSGEIEMGEAQLQIEHYWAGALRRAVIDGDVESGSVMAGQSVGMVKREEPVADIVRELVDEAAHALGAR, from the coding sequence ATGAGCGGTGAAGGCCTGATCGCGGAAGCGCGCGTCATGCATGGCGATGCGGGGATGCTGCGCCTGAAGGAACTGATGGCGCGCGGGTGCGAATTCCTTGGCACCGAATGGGCGATCCTCGGCGGGGCGATGAGCTGGATTTCCGAGCGCAACCTGGTCAGCGCGATTTCGAACGCCGGCGGGTTCGGCGTCATTGCCTGCGGCGCGATGCCGCCCGAACTGCTCGACAAGGAAATCGCGGCAACCAAGGCGATGACCGACAAGCCATTCGGCGTGAACCTCATCACCATGCACCCGCAGCTGAACGAGCTGATCGATATCTGCGCCAAGCATCAGGTCGGCCATGTCGTGCTGGCGGGCGGGCTGCCGCCGGCGGGGTCGATCGAGCGGATCAAGGCGAGCGGCGCCAAGCTGATCGCCTTTGCGCCCGCGCTGGCGCTGGCCAAGAAGCTCATTCGCTCGGGCGTCGATGCGCTGGTAATCGAAGGGATGGAGGCTGGCGGCCATATCGGTCCGGTGTCGACCAGCGTGCTGGCGCAGGAGATTTTGCCGGAAGTCGCAGAGCAGGTGCCGGTGTTCGTCGCCGGTGGGATCGGCCGCGGCGAGGCGATGGCGGCATACCTTGAGATGGGTGCGGTCGGCGTCCAGCTCGGCACTCGCTTCGTCTGCGCGACCGAGTGCATTGCGCACCCCAATTTCAAGAAGGCGTTCCTGCGCGCCTCGGCCCGCGACGCGATCCCGTCGGTGCAGATCGACCCGCGCCTGCCGGTGATCCCGGTGCGCGCGCTGAAGAATCGCGAGATGGAAAATTTCTCGGCCAAGCAACGCGAAGTCGCGGCCAAGCTCGACAGCGGCGAGATCGAGATGGGCGAGGCCCAGCTGCAGATCGAACATTATTGGGCGGGAGCGCTGCGCCGAGCGGTGATCGACGGCGACGTCGAGAGCGGCAGCGTCATGGCCGGCCAGTCGGTGGGCATGGTCAAGCGCGAGGAACCCGTGGCCGACATCGTCAGGGAACTGGTCGACGAGGCGGCGCACGCGCTGGGGGCGCGCTAG
- a CDS encoding undecaprenyl-diphosphate phosphatase codes for MPILWLVIILGIVEGVTEYLPVSSTGHLILATELMGFDADKWALFNVAIQPGAILAIVVLYWRTFLDVLKGMFKAEPSAWRFVRNLIVAFIPAVVLGLAFGDYLETLLGSATIVAWALIIGGVAILIVEKLAKPTDKGGVANVTLKHSIGIGLVQCLAMIPGVSRSGATILGAMGMGVDRKTAAEFSFFLAVPTLTGATTLQLYKHGHDMPPGMGQLILLGALVSFVVAVVVVKAFVAIIQRYGFSPFAWYRIIAGAAALVWLGMR; via the coding sequence ATGCCCATCCTCTGGCTCGTCATCATCCTCGGCATCGTCGAGGGCGTCACCGAATATCTGCCCGTCAGCTCGACCGGGCACCTGATCCTCGCGACCGAGCTGATGGGGTTCGATGCCGACAAATGGGCGCTGTTCAACGTCGCGATCCAGCCTGGTGCGATCCTGGCCATCGTCGTGCTCTACTGGCGCACCTTCCTCGACGTGTTGAAGGGCATGTTCAAGGCGGAGCCCAGTGCATGGCGCTTCGTGCGCAACCTCATCGTCGCCTTCATCCCGGCCGTGGTGCTGGGGCTGGCGTTCGGCGACTATCTTGAAACGCTGCTCGGCAGCGCGACCATCGTCGCCTGGGCCTTGATCATCGGCGGCGTCGCCATCCTGATCGTCGAGAAGCTGGCCAAGCCGACCGACAAGGGCGGGGTCGCCAATGTCACCCTCAAGCATTCGATCGGCATCGGCCTGGTCCAATGCCTTGCCATGATCCCGGGCGTCAGCCGATCAGGCGCGACCATCCTCGGCGCGATGGGCATGGGCGTCGACCGCAAGACCGCGGCGGAGTTCAGCTTCTTCCTTGCCGTCCCGACGCTTACGGGCGCGACGACGCTGCAGCTGTACAAGCATGGCCACGACATGCCGCCGGGCATGGGCCAATTGATCCTGCTCGGCGCGCTGGTCAGCTTCGTGGTCGCGGTGGTGGTCGTCAAAGCCTTCGTCGCGATCATCCAGCGTTACGGCTTCTCGCCCTTTGCCTGGTATCGCATCATCGCCGGCGCGGCCGCGCTGGTATGGCTGGGCATGCGCTAG
- a CDS encoding complex I NDUFA9 subunit family protein translates to MANPGIPPLVTVFGGSGFVGRYVCEALLKAGARIRVAERDPRKAWFLQPLGGVGMVQTIAADVTKPATVALAVEGADAVVNLVGVFKGDLEAIHVGGPRTIAEAAKANGAAFVHVSAIGADAASESGYGKTKGMGEEAVRAAYSKATIIRPSVVFGPEDQFTNRFAGLARFPVLPVVAPNSRFQPIFAADLGKAIAAAALDPKTHGGKTYELGGPDVMTMRALVGAIADLSGQSPQIVDLPDFAGSAMASLGFLPGAPLTRDQWIMLQKDNVVAKGGTDLKAFGIAPTALGSVAGEWLGRFRTGGRFAPRATA, encoded by the coding sequence ATGGCCAACCCCGGAATCCCACCGCTCGTCACCGTTTTCGGCGGCAGCGGCTTTGTCGGCCGCTATGTCTGCGAAGCGCTGCTGAAGGCCGGTGCCCGTATCCGCGTTGCCGAACGCGATCCGCGCAAGGCCTGGTTCCTGCAGCCGCTGGGCGGGGTCGGCATGGTCCAGACCATCGCTGCCGACGTCACCAAGCCGGCCACGGTCGCCCTGGCGGTCGAAGGAGCCGATGCGGTCGTCAACCTGGTCGGGGTATTCAAGGGCGACCTTGAGGCGATCCATGTCGGCGGCCCGCGCACCATCGCGGAGGCCGCCAAGGCCAACGGCGCGGCCTTCGTCCATGTCAGCGCCATCGGCGCCGATGCCGCCAGCGAATCCGGCTACGGGAAAACCAAGGGCATGGGCGAAGAAGCGGTCCGTGCAGCCTATTCCAAGGCGACGATCATCCGCCCCAGCGTGGTGTTCGGGCCGGAAGACCAGTTCACCAATCGCTTCGCCGGCCTCGCCAGATTCCCGGTGCTGCCGGTGGTCGCGCCGAATAGCCGGTTCCAGCCGATCTTTGCCGCCGACCTTGGCAAGGCGATCGCCGCCGCGGCGCTCGATCCCAAGACGCATGGCGGCAAGACCTACGAACTGGGCGGACCCGACGTCATGACCATGCGTGCATTGGTCGGCGCCATCGCCGACCTGTCGGGCCAGTCGCCGCAGATCGTCGACCTGCCCGACTTTGCCGGTTCGGCCATGGCCAGCCTCGGCTTCCTGCCCGGCGCGCCGCTGACCCGCGACCAGTGGATCATGCTGCAGAAGGACAATGTCGTCGCCAAGGGCGGCACCGACCTCAAGGCCTTCGGCATCGCGCCGACGGCGCTTGGATCGGTTGCGGGCGAATGGCTCGGCCGCTTCCGCACCGGCGGCCGCTTCGCTCCGCGCGCGACCGCGTAA
- the ptsP gene encoding phosphoenolpyruvate--protein phosphotransferase, with protein MPTAATAAREILTGLHDVMAKRGSAQGKLDHVVDLIAEAMRSEVCSIYLLRDQGLELFATHGLRKEAVHVTRLALGEGLVGTIAEEGRILNLAEAADHPSFAYRPETGEERFHSFAGVPIIRRESAIGVLAVQHADPRRYEEVEIEALQTVAMVLSELMASARLVDGSRTGDRGAGMQRETGLKLVTGMAKGVAVFHQPKVVIEHTVAEDTEAERARVYAAFRRMREQIDNMTREAEFGTTGEHNEILETYKMFAYDEGWSRRINEAIDSGLTAEAAIERVQQRTRARMREIDDPLLKERMHDLEDLSNRLLRIVSGRMGTAAQTGLARDTILIARNLGPAELLEYDRRRLKGVVLEEGSLTAHVTIVARAMGVPVVGRVTDIRHIANEGDPILVDGDTATIIVRPTRPITNSFDQRMAMSQKRRAEYAALKTKPSETKDGKHVGLMVNAGLAEDVALLESSGAEGIGLFRTEFQFLVAATLPGRESQYRLYKSVLDVAGDRPVVFRTVDIGGDKALPYLSDDRDEAENPAMGWRALRLSLERQALMKAQARALLEAADGKILRVMFPMVSEPWEYEEARKLFEEQVEWLHKSKRPLPSRILYGAMLEVPSLAEMLDQLLPRVDFISIGTNDLTQFLFAADRADPRLAERYDWLSPAILRFLSRVVKQCKDADVTVRVCGEMGGRPLEAMALIGIGVDSLSITPAAVGPIKAMVRSLDAGAVAQKLKGLLAKPPPNMRKSLADWAKRQGVDLG; from the coding sequence ATGCCAACTGCCGCCACCGCCGCCCGGGAGATTCTGACCGGCCTTCACGACGTGATGGCCAAGCGCGGGTCGGCGCAGGGCAAGCTTGACCATGTCGTCGACCTTATCGCCGAGGCGATGCGCAGCGAGGTCTGTTCGATCTACCTGTTGCGCGACCAGGGCCTTGAACTGTTCGCGACGCACGGCCTGCGCAAGGAAGCGGTGCATGTCACCCGGCTGGCGCTGGGCGAAGGGCTGGTCGGGACGATCGCCGAGGAAGGGCGCATCCTCAATTTGGCCGAAGCCGCCGACCATCCCAGCTTCGCCTATCGCCCCGAAACCGGCGAAGAACGGTTTCACAGTTTTGCCGGGGTGCCGATCATCCGCCGCGAAAGCGCGATCGGGGTGCTGGCGGTCCAGCATGCCGATCCGCGCCGGTATGAAGAGGTCGAGATCGAGGCGCTGCAGACGGTCGCCATGGTGCTGAGCGAATTGATGGCCAGCGCCCGGCTGGTCGACGGCAGTCGGACCGGCGATCGCGGTGCCGGCATGCAGCGCGAAACCGGGCTGAAGCTGGTCACCGGCATGGCCAAGGGCGTCGCCGTCTTCCACCAGCCCAAGGTGGTCATCGAGCATACCGTCGCCGAGGATACGGAGGCCGAGCGCGCGCGAGTCTACGCCGCCTTCCGCCGGATGCGCGAACAGATCGACAATATGACCCGCGAGGCCGAATTCGGCACGACCGGCGAGCACAACGAGATCCTCGAGACCTACAAGATGTTCGCCTACGACGAAGGCTGGTCGCGGCGGATCAACGAGGCGATTGACAGCGGCCTGACCGCCGAAGCTGCGATCGAGCGGGTCCAGCAACGCACCCGCGCAAGGATGCGCGAAATCGACGACCCGCTGCTGAAGGAGCGGATGCACGACCTCGAGGATCTGTCGAACCGGCTGCTGCGCATCGTCAGCGGGCGGATGGGCACCGCCGCACAGACCGGTCTGGCCCGAGACACCATCCTGATCGCGCGCAACCTGGGGCCGGCCGAACTGCTGGAATATGACCGGCGGCGGTTGAAGGGCGTGGTGCTGGAAGAAGGCAGCCTGACCGCGCACGTTACCATCGTCGCCCGCGCCATGGGCGTGCCGGTGGTCGGCCGTGTGACCGACATCCGCCATATCGCCAACGAAGGCGATCCGATCCTGGTCGACGGCGATACCGCCACCATCATCGTCCGCCCGACCCGTCCGATCACCAACAGCTTCGACCAGCGCATGGCGATGAGCCAGAAGCGCCGCGCCGAATATGCCGCGCTGAAAACCAAGCCGTCGGAAACCAAGGACGGCAAGCATGTCGGGCTGATGGTCAATGCGGGGCTGGCCGAGGATGTCGCGCTGCTCGAAAGTTCGGGTGCGGAAGGGATCGGCCTGTTCCGTACCGAATTCCAGTTCCTGGTTGCCGCCACTTTGCCCGGCCGCGAAAGCCAGTACCGGCTGTACAAGTCGGTCCTCGACGTTGCCGGCGACCGGCCGGTGGTGTTCCGCACGGTCGACATCGGCGGCGACAAGGCGCTGCCCTACCTCAGCGACGACCGCGACGAGGCGGAAAACCCGGCGATGGGCTGGCGCGCGCTCCGCCTCAGCCTGGAGCGGCAGGCGCTGATGAAGGCGCAGGCGCGCGCGCTGCTGGAAGCCGCCGACGGCAAGATATTGCGCGTCATGTTTCCGATGGTCAGCGAACCGTGGGAATATGAAGAAGCGCGAAAGCTGTTCGAGGAACAGGTCGAATGGCTGCACAAGTCTAAGCGGCCCCTTCCCTCGCGCATCCTGTACGGCGCGATGCTGGAGGTGCCGAGCCTTGCCGAGATGCTCGACCAGCTGCTGCCGCGGGTCGACTTCATTTCGATCGGCACCAACGACCTGACCCAATTCCTGTTCGCCGCCGACCGTGCCGACCCGCGCCTTGCCGAGCGCTACGACTGGCTGAGCCCGGCAATCCTGCGCTTCCTTTCGCGCGTGGTGAAGCAGTGCAAGGACGCCGACGTCACCGTCCGCGTCTGCGGCGAAATGGGCGGCCGGCCGTTGGAAGCGATGGCGCTGATCGGGATCGGGGTCGACAGCCTGTCGATCACCCCCGCGGCGGTCGGACCGATCAAGGCGATGGTCCGCTCGCTCGACGCCGGGGCGGTCGCCCAGAAGCTGAAAGGCCTGCTGGCCAAACCGCCCCCCAACATGCGCAAGTCGTTGGCCGACTGGGCAAAAAGACAAGGCGTTGACCTGGGCTGA
- a CDS encoding glutathione S-transferase family protein, which translates to MWQLFQFPLCPFSRKVRLVLGEKGVAHELVRENPWERRDEFIDLNPAGETPVLVDTSAGITLIGSQPIVEYFEETVDKVPMIHGNAPARAEIRRLTQWFDEKLFREVVEPLMYERMRKRLVSRESPDTRVLREAMRIANGHLDYLDYLLDHRRWIAGPSLSLADFTAAAHLSVVDYLGALDWRGHKQTKDWYAVMKSRPCFRPLLGERMEVIVPPQHYDKVDF; encoded by the coding sequence ATGTGGCAGCTGTTCCAATTCCCGCTTTGTCCTTTCTCCCGCAAAGTCCGCCTCGTCCTTGGCGAGAAGGGCGTGGCGCATGAACTGGTGCGCGAAAACCCGTGGGAGCGCCGCGACGAGTTCATCGACCTCAACCCCGCGGGCGAAACCCCGGTGCTGGTCGACACCAGCGCGGGCATCACGCTGATCGGATCGCAGCCGATCGTCGAATATTTCGAAGAGACGGTCGACAAGGTGCCGATGATCCACGGCAATGCTCCCGCCCGCGCCGAAATCCGCCGCCTTACCCAATGGTTCGACGAAAAGCTGTTCCGCGAAGTGGTCGAGCCGCTGATGTACGAGCGGATGAGGAAGCGCCTGGTTAGCCGCGAAAGCCCCGACACACGCGTGCTGCGCGAGGCGATGCGGATCGCCAACGGCCACCTCGACTATCTCGACTATCTCCTCGACCACCGCCGCTGGATCGCGGGGCCGTCCTTAAGCCTCGCCGACTTCACCGCGGCGGCGCATTTGAGCGTGGTCGATTATCTCGGCGCGCTCGACTGGCGCGGGCACAAGCAGACCAAGGACTGGTACGCGGTGATGAAGAGCCGTCCCTGCTTCCGCCCCTTGCTGGGCGAGCGGATGGAAGTCATCGTCCCCCCGCAGCATTACGACAAGGTCGACTTCTAA
- the ubiG gene encoding bifunctional 2-polyprenyl-6-hydroxyphenol methylase/3-demethylubiquinol 3-O-methyltransferase UbiG yields MSKTSIVDHEAAHFGSMAGDWWDPNGASAMLHKLNPVRLSYVRDMVDQHWSGDECGFRPLEGKSALDVGCGAGLLAEPLARLGATVTAIDAAPELIAAARAHAEGAGLSIDYRAMGVEDLGGQYDLVTSMEVIEHVADPQAFVTSLAARLAPGGLLILSTPNRTAWSKLLTITLAEGFGRIPKGTHDFEKFIDPDQMRGLLANAGLEVIDVEGIAVSPMKGLHLSEDTRLNYLIAARRLS; encoded by the coding sequence ATGAGCAAGACAAGCATTGTCGATCACGAAGCCGCCCATTTCGGCAGCATGGCGGGCGATTGGTGGGACCCCAACGGCGCCTCGGCGATGCTGCACAAGCTCAACCCGGTGCGCCTGTCTTACGTCCGCGACATGGTCGACCAGCATTGGAGCGGCGACGAATGCGGCTTCCGCCCGCTGGAAGGCAAGAGCGCACTCGACGTCGGTTGCGGCGCGGGGCTGCTGGCGGAACCGCTCGCGCGGCTGGGCGCGACAGTCACCGCCATCGACGCCGCCCCCGAACTCATCGCCGCCGCCAGGGCCCATGCGGAGGGCGCGGGGCTCAGCATCGACTATCGGGCGATGGGCGTCGAAGACCTCGGCGGCCAGTACGACCTCGTCACCTCGATGGAGGTGATCGAACATGTCGCCGACCCGCAGGCATTCGTCACCAGCCTCGCCGCGCGGCTGGCGCCCGGCGGCCTCCTCATCCTCTCCACCCCCAACCGCACCGCCTGGTCGAAGCTGCTGACGATCACCCTGGCGGAAGGTTTCGGGCGGATTCCGAAAGGCACCCACGACTTCGAAAAATTCATCGACCCCGACCAAATGCGCGGCCTTCTAGCCAACGCGGGGCTCGAAGTGATCGACGTCGAAGGCATCGCAGTGAGCCCGATGAAGGGCCTGCATTTGAGCGAGGACACGCGGCTGAATTATCTGATTGCGGCCCGTCGACTTAGCTAG
- a CDS encoding aspartate kinase yields MPRIVMKFGGTSMAGIERIRSVAARVKREADAGNEVLVVVSAMAGETDRLVQFCKEAAAIHDPKEYDVVVASGEQVTSGLLAMTLQNMGVKARSFMGWQLVRASGVHGNARIEDVEGGALDEALKGGMVCVIPGFQGVSEDGRVATLGRGGSDTSAVAIAAGVKADRCDIYTDVDGVYTTDPRIVPRARKLDRITFEEMLELAGVGAKVLQVRSVGLAMRERMPLRVLTAFDDLPGTEIVPELGAEDMERNAIAGIAADRNEARITLTRIADRPGTVAAVMGPLADAGIQVDMIVHAATEGAGSSDLTFTVPRASLAQAVSVLKSAGIEGDILTDDAVAKVSIVGVGIRSNPELAARMFATLAERNINLLAVSASEIKVSALVAEDEMELAVRVLHTAFGLDAPRGE; encoded by the coding sequence ATGCCCCGCATCGTCATGAAATTCGGCGGAACGTCGATGGCCGGGATCGAGCGCATCCGGTCGGTCGCGGCGCGGGTGAAGCGCGAGGCCGATGCCGGCAACGAAGTGCTGGTGGTGGTATCGGCGATGGCGGGCGAGACCGACCGGCTGGTCCAATTCTGCAAGGAAGCCGCCGCCATCCATGACCCCAAGGAATATGACGTGGTCGTCGCCAGCGGCGAGCAGGTCACCAGCGGGCTGCTGGCCATGACGCTGCAGAATATGGGCGTGAAGGCGCGCAGCTTCATGGGCTGGCAGCTGGTTCGCGCCAGCGGCGTCCATGGCAACGCGCGGATCGAGGATGTTGAGGGCGGCGCGCTGGACGAGGCGCTGAAAGGCGGCATGGTCTGCGTCATCCCCGGCTTCCAGGGCGTCAGCGAGGACGGACGCGTGGCGACGCTGGGCCGCGGCGGGTCGGATACCAGCGCGGTGGCGATCGCGGCCGGGGTCAAGGCCGACCGCTGCGACATCTACACCGACGTCGACGGGGTCTACACCACCGACCCGCGCATCGTGCCACGGGCGAGGAAGCTGGACCGCATCACCTTTGAAGAAATGCTGGAGCTGGCCGGGGTCGGGGCCAAGGTGCTGCAGGTGCGCAGCGTGGGGCTGGCGATGCGCGAGCGGATGCCGCTGCGCGTGCTTACCGCCTTCGACGATTTGCCGGGGACCGAGATCGTCCCCGAACTGGGAGCAGAGGATATGGAGCGCAACGCCATCGCGGGGATCGCCGCGGACCGCAACGAGGCGCGCATCACGCTGACCCGCATCGCCGACAGGCCGGGGACGGTCGCGGCGGTGATGGGACCGCTGGCCGATGCGGGTATCCAGGTCGACATGATCGTCCACGCCGCGACCGAGGGTGCGGGGTCGAGCGACCTTACCTTTACCGTGCCGCGCGCGAGCCTTGCGCAGGCGGTGAGCGTGCTGAAGAGCGCGGGGATCGAGGGCGACATATTGACCGACGATGCGGTGGCGAAAGTGTCGATCGTCGGGGTCGGCATAAGGTCCAATCCGGAACTGGCGGCGCGGATGTTCGCGACGCTGGCCGAGCGGAACATCAACCTGCTGGCGGTGAGCGCGAGCGAGATCAAGGTGAGCGCATTGGTCGCCGAGGACGAGATGGAGCTGGCCGTGCGCGTGCTCCACACCGCCTTCGGCCTCGACGCGCCGCGGGGAGAATAA
- a CDS encoding hemerythrin domain-containing protein: MPSTANLRRQHDAAMTLASQIIDLMDRCESCNDAYRISLALAKLLGLLRIHLAQEDQGLYPAMIRSGDADAAATAQAFATEMGGLAEQLERFAARWTCSAAIFAALAEFRAEAMAVFAALATRIHRENEELYPLAQRVVAARMHQDAA, encoded by the coding sequence ATGCCCAGTACCGCCAACCTGCGCCGCCAGCATGACGCCGCCATGACCCTTGCCTCGCAGATCATCGACCTGATGGACCGGTGCGAAAGCTGCAACGACGCCTATCGGATCTCGCTGGCGCTGGCCAAATTGCTCGGCTTGCTGCGCATCCACCTCGCGCAGGAAGACCAGGGGCTTTACCCGGCGATGATCCGTTCGGGCGATGCCGACGCCGCGGCAACCGCTCAGGCATTCGCCACCGAAATGGGCGGATTGGCCGAACAGCTTGAACGCTTCGCCGCTCGCTGGACCTGCTCGGCGGCGATTTTCGCAGCGCTCGCGGAATTCAGGGCCGAAGCGATGGCGGTGTTCGCCGCCCTCGCAACCCGCATTCACCGCGAAAATGAAGAGCTTTATCCGCTCGCGCAGCGGGTCGTCGCCGCCCGCATGCACCAGGACGCGGCCTAG
- a CDS encoding TIR domain-containing protein, which produces MGLANIFLSYAREDRDAAEGLAAAIAAAGHDVWWDRQINAGTSFSEEIDRALTESEAVVVLWSPAAIASTWVLDEAAEGRDAGKLVPVTLRNCKPPLGFRQFQTIDVTGWTAGSALPSDLADAIVRLSKHKPPAAAPKAAERSRIAICVLPFLNMSGDPEQEYFSDGISEDIITDLSKVSALSVVARNTAFTFKGESLDVKDVARQLNVSHVLEGSVRKAGGRVRITAQLIDGKAGDHLWADRYDRDLDDIFAIQDEISQAIVAALKLKLLPKEKSAITQRGTNNVEAYNLYLMAHQYWIQGNWGDIRQLELVVKLCQRSADLDARYARPLGLMAIVQNILHNAFDHSADDGFAAAERALALDPTLAEAHCVVARRKFEEGDVAGAEEAITRALALDPDSWAVHKEAARLAYHKGDNPTAALHFDRAVEIDPKDFYTWGMLVGLYPAVGMEEKRQHAAKMSVSESERALQQDPTNGAAIISGVAGLAALGQHDRAREWIARAQVMCPDNDILRYNLACCLADLKDVEGALDMLETVKNPTSWILYAINSDPDLAPLRSNPRYKPIVERLTEGVSLPPVAPKP; this is translated from the coding sequence TTGGGGCTGGCGAACATCTTCCTGAGCTATGCACGTGAAGACCGCGACGCGGCCGAAGGGCTAGCAGCGGCGATCGCCGCCGCGGGCCACGACGTGTGGTGGGATCGCCAGATCAACGCCGGAACCAGCTTTAGCGAGGAAATCGACCGCGCCCTCACCGAAAGCGAGGCGGTTGTCGTCCTTTGGTCGCCTGCCGCGATCGCCTCGACCTGGGTACTCGATGAAGCTGCCGAAGGGCGCGATGCGGGCAAGCTGGTCCCGGTCACGCTCCGCAATTGCAAGCCGCCGCTCGGCTTCCGCCAGTTCCAGACCATCGACGTCACCGGCTGGACGGCGGGCAGCGCGCTGCCATCGGACCTTGCCGACGCCATCGTCCGCCTGTCGAAGCACAAGCCGCCCGCCGCCGCGCCCAAGGCCGCCGAGCGGAGCCGGATCGCGATCTGCGTCCTGCCCTTTCTCAACATGAGCGGCGACCCCGAACAGGAATATTTTTCCGACGGCATTTCCGAAGACATCATCACCGACCTGTCGAAGGTGTCCGCCCTGTCGGTCGTGGCTCGCAACACCGCCTTCACCTTCAAGGGCGAGTCGCTCGATGTGAAAGACGTCGCCCGGCAGCTGAATGTCAGCCACGTGCTTGAAGGAAGCGTTCGCAAGGCCGGCGGCCGAGTCCGCATTACCGCCCAGCTGATCGACGGCAAGGCCGGCGACCATTTGTGGGCCGACCGCTACGACCGCGACCTCGATGACATCTTCGCCATCCAGGACGAAATCAGCCAGGCGATCGTGGCGGCCCTGAAGCTTAAGCTGCTGCCCAAGGAAAAGTCCGCGATCACCCAGCGCGGCACCAACAATGTGGAGGCTTACAACCTCTACCTGATGGCCCATCAATATTGGATCCAGGGGAATTGGGGCGACATCCGCCAGCTCGAGTTGGTGGTGAAACTGTGCCAGCGCTCGGCCGATTTGGACGCCCGCTATGCTCGACCGCTGGGCCTGATGGCGATTGTCCAAAACATCCTGCACAATGCCTTCGACCATAGCGCCGACGACGGTTTTGCCGCGGCCGAGCGGGCCTTGGCGCTGGATCCGACGCTGGCCGAGGCGCATTGCGTCGTCGCCCGCCGCAAGTTCGAAGAAGGCGACGTCGCTGGTGCCGAGGAAGCGATTACCCGCGCCTTGGCGCTCGATCCTGACAGCTGGGCGGTGCACAAGGAAGCCGCGCGGCTCGCCTATCACAAGGGCGACAATCCGACCGCGGCCCTCCACTTTGACCGCGCGGTCGAAATAGACCCCAAGGATTTCTACACCTGGGGAATGTTGGTCGGCCTCTATCCGGCGGTCGGCATGGAGGAAAAGCGCCAGCACGCCGCGAAAATGTCGGTAAGCGAATCCGAGCGCGCGCTGCAGCAGGATCCGACCAACGGCGCGGCGATCATCAGTGGCGTCGCCGGCCTCGCCGCGCTGGGCCAGCACGACCGCGCCCGCGAATGGATCGCCCGCGCGCAGGTGATGTGCCCGGATAACGACATCCTGCGCTACAACCTCGCGTGCTGCCTTGCGGACCTGAAGGATGTCGAAGGCGCGCTCGACATGCTCGAAACGGTCAAGAACCCGACTTCGTGGATCCTTTACGCGATCAATTCCGACCCCGACCTCGCGCCGCTACGCAGCAATCCGCGTTACAAGCCGATCGTCGAACGCCTGACCGAAGGCGTCAGTCTCCCACCGGTCGCGCCCAAGCCCTAG
- a CDS encoding cold-shock protein has protein sequence MTTGTVKFFNETKGFGFITPDEGGQDAFVHITAVEKAGMRTLREGNRIAYDLEEDRRGKMSACNLKAAETAAE, from the coding sequence ATGACCACAGGCACTGTTAAATTTTTCAACGAAACCAAGGGTTTTGGTTTTATCACGCCCGATGAAGGCGGCCAGGACGCGTTCGTGCATATCACTGCGGTCGAAAAGGCCGGGATGCGCACGCTGCGGGAAGGCAACCGCATCGCCTACGATCTCGAAGAAGATCGCCGTGGCAAGATGAGCGCGTGCAACCTCAAGGCCGCCGAAACCGCGGCCGAGTAA